A genome region from Deltaproteobacteria bacterium includes the following:
- a CDS encoding nucleotidyltransferase, whose translation MGRLQKRHINFALSGGLALTTLGIFRFTKDIDLMAPEECKGDIEKIMIELGYEKQDFSNDEILSFWSPLKVFGQIDFLIARRKYARAMLTRARKIPIFDGTLEVNTLLPEDLIGLKIQALANDPEHRTLVDAPDIKRILQLHKDTLDMNLVREYFQLFNKEVLLDEWLAKIEG comes from the coding sequence ATGGGGCGATTACAAAAAAGGCATATCAATTTTGCCTTATCCGGTGGATTGGCTTTAACTACCTTGGGAATATTCAGATTCACCAAGGACATTGACTTGATGGCCCCGGAGGAATGCAAGGGGGACATCGAAAAAATTATGATTGAACTTGGCTATGAAAAACAGGACTTCAGCAATGATGAAATCCTTTCCTTTTGGTCTCCCCTCAAGGTCTTTGGACAGATTGATTTTTTAATAGCCAGAAGAAAATATGCCAGGGCAATGTTAACGCGTGCCCGGAAAATCCCTATCTTCGATGGGACACTTGAGGTTAATACCTTATTGCCGGAGGATCTGATTGGTTTAAAAATTCAGGCCCTGGCAAATGATCCTGAGCACCGGACCCTGGTGGATGCCCCGGATATAAAGAGGATTCTCCAGCTTCACAAAGATACACTGGATATGAACCTGGTCAGGGAATATTTCCAACTTTTTAATAAGGAGGTCTTGTTGGATGAGTGGCTTGCCAAGATTGAAGGATGA
- a CDS encoding DNA-directed RNA polymerase subunit omega has product MARVTIEDCLEQVPNRFSLIHLAFQRIKQIRSGAAPLVQSRNKEVVVALREIAARKVSFAFEVEENPEKKEIGTDSEKKGGRTLSA; this is encoded by the coding sequence GTGGCCAGAGTTACGATTGAAGATTGCCTCGAACAAGTGCCTAATCGGTTTTCCTTAATTCATTTGGCATTTCAAAGAATTAAGCAAATACGAAGCGGCGCTGCCCCGTTGGTCCAATCCAGGAACAAGGAAGTCGTGGTCGCCCTGCGGGAAATTGCCGCCCGGAAGGTTAGTTTTGCTTTTGAAGTGGAAGAAAACCCGGAAAAGAAAGAAATAGGAACGGATAGTGAGAAAAAAGGCGGGAGAACCCTCTCCGCATAA
- a CDS encoding CBS domain-containing protein codes for MLVKGWMTSDVITIDEETSMMKASQIMKENNIRRMPVMQKGKLVGMITDRDIKEASPSKATTLDVHELYYLLSELKIKDIMKKNLVTVGPEETVEKAAVKMLEHRISGLPVVNEKGKVVGIITQGDVFKVLVSLTGIYRGGTQFAFNLEDRPGSIKDVADIIRKHGGRMVSILSSYDMCEENCRHVYIRIMDLPEDKLKALTEELDKNFILLYTVKDSLKNI; via the coding sequence ATGTTAGTTAAAGGATGGATGACCAGCGACGTTATTACTATAGATGAAGAAACTTCCATGATGAAGGCCTCTCAAATCATGAAGGAAAATAATATTCGTCGCATGCCGGTTATGCAAAAAGGAAAATTGGTCGGCATGATTACTGATCGCGATATTAAAGAGGCTTCCCCTTCCAAAGCAACCACTTTAGATGTTCATGAATTGTACTACCTCCTTTCGGAATTAAAAATAAAAGATATTATGAAAAAAAATTTAGTTACCGTCGGCCCTGAAGAAACAGTGGAAAAAGCGGCGGTAAAGATGCTGGAGCATCGGATTTCCGGCCTCCCGGTAGTCAACGAAAAAGGAAAGGTAGTCGGAATCATCACTCAGGGTGATGTTTTCAAGGTCCTGGTCTCCTTAACCGGTATCTATCGGGGAGGTACCCAATTTGCCTTTAACCTGGAAGATCGGCCGGGTTCCATTAAAGATGTGGCTGATATCATCAGAAAACATGGCGGGCGAATGGTCAGCATCCTGTCTTCTTATGATATGTGCGAGGAAAACTGCCGCCACGTCTATATCCGCATCATGGATTTGCCCGAGGATAAATTAAAGGCCTTGACCGAAGAATTGGACAAGAATTTCATCCTTCTTTACACGGTCAAGGATTCCTTAAAAAACATTTAA
- a CDS encoding AAA family ATPase, which translates to MSYTIALAGKGGTGKTTVAGLLIRYMIENGKKPVLAVDADANANLNEVLGVTARQTIGDAREEMKKGGLPGMTKDIFMEMRIQESLVEAEGFDLIIMGRPEGQGCYCAANTLLSQFIEKLSQNYPYLVVDNEAGMEHISRLTTREIDVLLIVSDSSRRGIQAAIRIGDLTKELGLKIEKNLVIINQAETKDLSEIKDWGVLLQDHGLSLLGVVPKDEFIYEFDKEGKPTSTIPENSPARAEAFKLFHLLF; encoded by the coding sequence ATGAGCTATACCATTGCCTTAGCCGGAAAAGGGGGGACCGGTAAAACAACCGTGGCCGGTCTTTTAATCCGGTACATGATCGAAAATGGAAAAAAACCGGTCCTGGCTGTTGACGCCGACGCCAATGCCAACCTGAATGAAGTCCTGGGGGTAACGGCCCGCCAAACCATCGGTGACGCCCGGGAGGAGATGAAAAAGGGGGGTCTCCCCGGCATGACCAAAGACATCTTCATGGAGATGCGGATCCAGGAGTCTTTGGTGGAAGCCGAAGGCTTTGATTTGATCATCATGGGCCGGCCGGAAGGACAAGGATGTTATTGTGCCGCCAATACCCTGCTTTCCCAGTTTATAGAAAAACTTTCCCAAAATTATCCTTATCTGGTCGTCGATAACGAGGCCGGTATGGAACATATCAGCCGACTGACCACCCGGGAGATAGATGTTTTGCTGATTGTCTCCGACAGTTCCCGCCGGGGTATCCAGGCCGCTATTCGTATCGGGGACTTAACCAAAGAATTAGGGCTGAAAATAGAAAAAAATCTGGTCATTATCAACCAGGCGGAAACGAAAGACCTTTCAGAAATAAAAGACTGGGGAGTCTTGTTACAGGACCATGGGTTATCTTTGCTGGGGGTTGTCCCCAAGGATGAATTCATTTATGAGTTCGACAAAGAAGGCAAACCAACCAGCACCATTCCCGAAAACTCCCCGGCCCGTGCGGAGGCTTTTAAGTTATTTCATCTTTTATTTTAA
- a CDS encoding PBP1A family penicillin-binding protein, with protein MKLSIFLLASLLITSFFAGFFYLLLLFQLPNIKSLNDYTPPLATQILADDGTLIGYLFKEKRVLVSLAELPPHLIQAFVASEDARFFKHRGLDFLGIIRALWKNIWAGEIIQGGSTITQQVTKSLLLSPEKSLSRKIKEAVLAYRLDHYLSKSDILYIYLNQIYLGHGAYGVEAAAQTYFGKKARDLTLPESALLAGLPQAPSRYSPLLHPQKAKERQRYVLKRMAEEDIISENESRAAEQTPLFFAIVQDPNLNMAHYFTDLVRKYLYQTWGSEFVLKAGLVVRTTLNLSFQKAAMEAVINGTKAVQGRHSYTRAIKRIPPDKIADYCPKPDQPLSKEDRKRADITTGVVAQIDPIAQTAKVCMGREWAILPLPSATASPDKGQEDDEGLAIKTDPALPALTVGDVIRLRRDPVGHTLTILDEDQVEAALLCIESQTGSVKALVGGKNYGQTEFNRAVQSRRQPGSSFKPIIYAAAIEKGLTPSSILMDTPVYFGGAHHWAPQNFDHKFLGPTTLRTGLIQSRNIVSIRILQRIGVSYAIRFAQQLGISSSLYPNLSLALGSSGVSLWEMVTAYNCFPTLGQRVSPFYIKQIFDRYNRKIYEYHPRPETVMKPETAHTMVQLLESVVKEGTGRRLKALGKPVAGKTGTTNDFRDAWFIGFTPSYVAGTWVGIDDLTPLGSGETGAQAASPIVLEFFQKALSALPPQEFPVPQIQEKDPGATPSLWEEFKGSKGGSSSHNLE; from the coding sequence GTGAAGCTCTCCATTTTTCTGCTGGCCTCGCTCCTCATTACCTCCTTTTTTGCCGGATTTTTCTACCTGCTGTTGCTGTTCCAGTTACCGAACATAAAAAGTCTAAATGATTACACGCCCCCTCTGGCCACTCAGATCCTCGCTGACGATGGAACATTGATCGGTTACCTTTTTAAAGAGAAAAGAGTCCTGGTCTCTCTGGCCGAATTACCTCCCCATTTAATTCAGGCCTTTGTGGCTTCGGAGGATGCCCGGTTTTTTAAACATCGCGGCTTGGATTTTCTGGGAATTATCAGGGCCCTCTGGAAAAACATCTGGGCCGGGGAAATCATTCAAGGTGGCAGCACCATCACCCAACAGGTCACCAAGTCACTCCTTCTTTCTCCGGAAAAGAGCCTTTCGAGGAAAATCAAGGAGGCTGTCCTGGCCTATCGTCTGGATCATTATCTGTCCAAATCCGATATCCTCTATATCTATCTGAATCAGATTTACCTCGGTCATGGGGCTTATGGGGTTGAGGCCGCGGCTCAGACCTATTTCGGGAAAAAAGCCCGCGATCTTACCTTACCCGAAAGTGCCCTGTTGGCCGGCCTTCCACAGGCCCCCAGCCGATATTCACCCCTGCTTCATCCCCAAAAAGCCAAGGAACGACAGCGGTATGTTCTGAAACGGATGGCCGAAGAAGATATTATCTCCGAAAACGAGTCTCGGGCCGCTGAACAAACCCCTTTATTTTTTGCCATCGTCCAGGATCCCAATTTGAACATGGCCCATTATTTTACGGATCTGGTTAGAAAATATTTATATCAAACCTGGGGATCGGAATTTGTATTAAAAGCCGGGTTGGTCGTCAGGACCACACTGAACCTTTCCTTCCAGAAGGCAGCCATGGAAGCTGTTATCAATGGGACCAAGGCCGTCCAGGGTCGTCATAGCTATACCAGGGCTATAAAGCGCATTCCTCCGGACAAAATAGCTGATTATTGTCCCAAGCCGGATCAACCCCTCTCCAAAGAAGATAGAAAGAGGGCTGACATCACTACCGGGGTAGTGGCTCAAATCGATCCCATTGCCCAGACCGCCAAAGTCTGTATGGGTCGGGAATGGGCGATCTTACCGCTGCCTTCGGCCACTGCCTCCCCGGACAAAGGCCAGGAGGACGATGAAGGCCTGGCGATAAAAACCGATCCAGCCCTCCCTGCTTTAACCGTCGGCGACGTCATTCGTCTTCGCCGGGATCCGGTCGGCCATACGTTGACGATTTTAGACGAAGACCAGGTAGAGGCGGCCTTACTTTGTATTGAAAGTCAAACCGGATCGGTCAAGGCCCTGGTGGGGGGAAAAAATTATGGCCAGACGGAATTTAACCGGGCGGTTCAATCCCGACGACAACCCGGTTCTTCTTTCAAGCCCATTATTTATGCCGCCGCCATAGAAAAAGGACTTACGCCATCCTCCATTCTCATGGACACCCCGGTCTATTTTGGAGGAGCCCATCACTGGGCCCCTCAGAACTTTGATCACAAGTTTCTGGGGCCAACAACCTTAAGGACGGGATTAATCCAATCCCGGAATATCGTTTCCATCCGAATCCTCCAAAGGATCGGGGTCTCCTATGCCATCCGTTTTGCCCAGCAGTTGGGAATTTCCTCTTCCCTCTATCCCAACCTTTCCCTGGCCTTGGGGTCTTCCGGGGTCTCTCTTTGGGAGATGGTTACGGCTTACAATTGTTTTCCCACCCTTGGACAAAGGGTGTCCCCTTTTTATATCAAGCAAATCTTCGATCGCTATAACCGCAAGATTTATGAATATCACCCCCGACCGGAAACGGTGATGAAACCGGAAACCGCCCATACGATGGTCCAACTCCTTGAATCGGTTGTCAAAGAGGGCACCGGCCGGCGGTTAAAGGCCTTGGGGAAACCGGTGGCCGGGAAAACCGGGACTACCAACGACTTCCGGGATGCCTGGTTCATAGGATTCACCCCTTCCTATGTCGCTGGGACCTGGGTGGGCATTGATGATTTGACCCCTTTAGGGTCCGGGGAAACCGGGGCCCAGGCTGCAAGCCCCATTGTTTTGGAATTTTTTCAAAAAGCCCTTTCGGCTTTGCCTCCCCAGGAGTTTCCTGTTCCTCAAATACAGGAAAAAGATCCGGGGGCAACACCGAGCCTGTGGGAAGAATTCAAGGGGTCAAAAGGAGGATCATCCTCCCATAATCTGGAATGA
- a CDS encoding YifB family Mg chelatase-like AAA ATPase, whose translation MIAKTFSSAISGIDAYVVQVEVDIARGLPAFSTVGLPEGAVRESKDRVKSAIKNSGFEFPSHRITVNLAPADIKKEGSAFDLPIALGILAATGLFSSSLVSSYLILGELSLNGEIKPIRGTLPTALSVRNNGFHGLIVPEANALEASVVEGIEIIPAKTLGQVAEFLNGTTTILPLSREGDRNFSFLQGYPFDFNEVKGQEQVKRALEIAAGGGHNIIMVGPPGSGKTMLAQRLPSILPDLTFEEALETSKIYSVMGLMPAEEALITVRPFRSPHHTVSDAGLIGGGQIPRPGEVSLAHNGVLFLDELPEFKKNVLEVLRQPLEDGRVTIARAITSLTYPARFMLVAAMNPCPCGFLSDPQRECHCTYPQIQRYKSKISGPLLDRIDLHVEVPSVKFKDLAGQTGGESSDAIRDRVNASREKQKNRFQSKTIFCNAQMGPRQIKKYCSLSPDSQGLLEQAMEYLGLSARAYHRILKISRTIADLENMEHIGPHHVSEAIQYRNLDRRLL comes from the coding sequence ATGATCGCTAAAACTTTCAGCAGTGCCATATCCGGAATTGATGCCTATGTTGTCCAGGTTGAGGTGGATATCGCCCGGGGGTTGCCGGCTTTTTCGACCGTAGGACTGCCGGAAGGGGCGGTCCGGGAGAGCAAAGATCGTGTTAAATCAGCCATTAAAAATTCCGGTTTCGAATTTCCCAGCCACCGGATAACGGTCAATCTGGCCCCGGCCGATATTAAAAAAGAAGGGTCGGCCTTTGACCTTCCCATAGCCTTGGGTATTCTGGCAGCTACCGGTTTATTTTCTTCTTCTCTGGTTTCATCCTACCTGATCTTAGGGGAACTCTCCTTGAATGGGGAAATCAAGCCGATTCGGGGCACCTTACCGACCGCCTTATCGGTCAGGAATAATGGGTTTCATGGACTTATCGTCCCCGAGGCCAACGCCCTGGAGGCCTCAGTTGTAGAAGGGATTGAGATCATTCCCGCCAAAACACTGGGCCAGGTAGCCGAATTTTTAAACGGTACGACCACTATCCTTCCCTTGAGCCGGGAGGGAGACCGGAATTTTTCCTTTCTTCAAGGCTATCCTTTCGATTTTAATGAGGTTAAAGGTCAAGAACAAGTCAAAAGGGCCTTGGAAATTGCCGCCGGCGGAGGTCATAACATCATTATGGTCGGTCCACCCGGATCCGGGAAAACCATGCTGGCCCAAAGGCTTCCTTCCATTTTGCCCGACCTGACTTTTGAGGAGGCCCTGGAAACCTCAAAAATTTACAGTGTTATGGGATTGATGCCGGCAGAGGAGGCCCTGATTACGGTCCGACCCTTTCGATCTCCCCACCATACGGTTTCCGATGCCGGTCTGATCGGGGGGGGCCAAATCCCCCGCCCCGGCGAAGTCAGCCTGGCCCATAATGGGGTCCTTTTTTTAGACGAATTACCAGAATTTAAAAAAAACGTCCTGGAAGTTTTGAGACAGCCGCTGGAAGACGGCAGGGTGACCATTGCCCGGGCCATTACCTCCCTGACCTATCCGGCCCGTTTTATGCTGGTGGCGGCCATGAATCCCTGCCCTTGCGGCTTTCTCTCTGATCCGCAGCGGGAATGTCACTGTACCTATCCTCAAATCCAGCGCTACAAATCAAAAATATCCGGTCCCCTCCTGGATCGTATTGACCTCCATGTTGAGGTCCCCTCCGTTAAATTCAAAGATCTGGCCGGTCAAACAGGCGGGGAATCCTCGGATGCCATCCGGGACCGGGTCAATGCCTCCCGGGAAAAACAAAAAAACCGTTTCCAAAGTAAAACCATTTTTTGCAACGCCCAGATGGGCCCCAGACAGATAAAAAAATATTGTTCCCTTTCTCCCGATTCCCAAGGCCTTCTGGAACAGGCCATGGAATATCTGGGGTTGAGTGCCCGGGCTTATCATCGCATATTAAAAATCTCCCGGACCATTGCCGACCTGGAAAACATGGAACATATCGGCCCCCATCATGTTTCCGAGGCCATCCAATACCGCAATTTAGACCGACGTCTTCTCTGA
- the dksA gene encoding RNA polymerase-binding protein DksA — protein MNTKKLSFFKKLLHEQRNALILEAQKTVSGMTDSKENFPDPTDRATLESDRNFMLRIRGRERKLILKIEEALERIEDGSFGICEKCGEDISEQRLKARPVTTHCIDCKKKEEALEKARGD, from the coding sequence ATGAATACTAAAAAACTATCATTTTTCAAAAAACTTCTGCATGAGCAACGAAATGCCTTGATTCTGGAAGCTCAAAAAACGGTCAGTGGGATGACCGACAGTAAAGAGAATTTTCCCGATCCGACCGATCGCGCCACTTTGGAATCGGACCGCAATTTTATGCTCAGGATTCGGGGGCGGGAGCGAAAACTCATTTTAAAAATAGAGGAGGCCCTGGAACGGATTGAGGACGGGAGTTTCGGGATCTGTGAAAAGTGCGGTGAAGATATCTCGGAGCAGCGCTTAAAAGCCCGGCCGGTCACGACCCACTGTATCGACTGTAAGAAAAAGGAAGAAGCCCTGGAAAAGGCCCGAGGGGATTAA
- the moaC gene encoding cyclic pyranopterin monophosphate synthase MoaC gives MVNVSIKKVTLREAWAAGKVLMKAETLKKIEDNSIEKGDVLSVAKIAALMAAKKTSDLIPMCHPLRITGIDLSFSFSHEPPQVGILAKVQARDRTGVEMEALTAVAVAALTIYDMCKAIDREIQITDVGLIKKSGGKSGVYIKKGYSRAKNGVKGQEGGYEY, from the coding sequence ATGGTCAATGTCAGTATTAAAAAGGTCACCTTGCGGGAGGCCTGGGCTGCGGGGAAGGTCTTGATGAAGGCCGAAACTTTAAAAAAGATAGAAGATAATTCTATTGAAAAAGGGGATGTTTTAAGTGTCGCTAAGATTGCAGCCCTTATGGCGGCCAAGAAGACCTCTGATCTCATCCCCATGTGCCATCCCCTTCGGATTACTGGAATAGATCTCAGCTTTTCTTTTAGTCATGAACCGCCTCAGGTAGGTATTCTGGCTAAAGTCCAAGCCAGAGACCGGACCGGAGTGGAAATGGAGGCCTTGACGGCTGTGGCCGTGGCGGCTCTGACGATTTATGATATGTGTAAGGCCATAGATCGTGAAATCCAGATTACCGATGTGGGATTGATTAAAAAATCGGGTGGAAAGAGCGGGGTTTACATTAAGAAGGGGTATTCCCGGGCCAAGAATGGAGTAAAGGGACAGGAGGGAGGTTATGAATACTAA